The following are from one region of the Odontesthes bonariensis isolate fOdoBon6 chromosome 12, fOdoBon6.hap1, whole genome shotgun sequence genome:
- the lcmt2 gene encoding tRNA wybutosine-synthesizing protein 4, with the protein MPTTNKKKQKKSSDTAVQGTNDSSVVSKVSAASRGYFRDAFLQHFVCKVARRAPLINRGYYVRWRAVDHCVRRFLHITQKCPKKQILSLGAGFDSLYFRLHADGALDGAVVFELDFPDVARRKAALIGSNITLMGMLDACSPPAAGPVSISSSRYRLLGLDVREESQVEDALGAAGLDWTAPTLILSEVVLTYMETQRSDAVIGWAAKLLPQALFVMYEQIHPHDPFGRVMQEHFLKLNSTLHALRQYPDTSAQRHRFLQKGWEQCACLDMNHFYEGLVPEEERARVERLEPFDEHEEWHLKCSHYFILTASRGSLLEQALLAPTAGPICGPHRGPAALGVRPTSACLEGLGMASARVRPDQVLLTGGSSRGGRGAEARALIRAQEGWRSVGVEPSVDLDVRLHHSATPLPGGGVVIYGGRSSPLSPTPGLFKVTFDPCGSPAAPDSERAEAAKVRVEQMVCSGDPPPPRWRHTASVVSHTGRDFLFVFGGKNQSEPALGDGCFLSLDQQLWMKIPVEGAAPVARHSHSACSYQGGVLVFGGLSGGGRPLGDTAVLRPTDGGFCWGRIDVRPPPVPRYSHCAHVVGGKLVVVGGVWTHSDGVPGVVVIDVSTRSSVEFSLDTTAVPWPLMLHSFCSELLDPEEPELLLMGGGGNCFSFGTHMNPRPVTVDLKPALGAGFPSWS; encoded by the exons ATGCCGAcgacaaacaaaaagaagcagaagaagagcagCGACACGGCG GTTCAGGGAACCAACGACAGCAGTGTGGTGAGCAAAGTGTCGGCCGCGTCGCGGGGCTACTTCAGGGACGCCTTCCTCCAGCACTTTGTGTGCAAAGTGGCCAGAAGAGCTCCACTCATCAACAG GGGTTATTATGTGCGCTGGAGAGCTGTAGACCACTGTGTGAGGAGGTTCCTTCACATCACTCAGAAATGCCCTAAAAAACAG ATTCTGTCTTTGGGAGCAGGGTTTGACTCTCTGTACTTCCGCCTGCATGCAGACGGAGCTCTGGACGGAGCTGTTGTGTTTGAGCTGGATTTTCCTGACGTCGCGCGGCGTaaagctgctctgattggctccaATATAACGCTAATGGGGATGTTAGATGCCTGTTCACCCCCTGCTGCAG GCCCTGTTTCCATCTCCAGCAGTCGGTATCGCCTGTTAGGCCTGGATGTGAGAGAGGAGTCTCAGGTGGAGGATGCTCTTGGTGCAGCTGGGCTGGACTGGACTGCCCCCACCCTGATCCTCTCTGAAGTGGTGCTCACCTACATGGAAACACAACG GTCTGATGCTGTGATCGGCTGGGCAGCGAAGCTCCTGCCACAGGCTCTGTTTGTGATGTATGAGCAGATCCACCCGCACGATCCTTTCGGTCGCGTGATGCAGGAGCATTTTCTGAAGCTGAATTCCACTCTGCACGCCCTGCGACAGTACCCCGACACCTCTGCCCAGAGACACAGGTTCCTGCAGAAG GGCTGGGAGCAGTGTGCCTGCCTGGATATGAATCACTTCTACGAGGGGCTGGTCCCCGAGGAGGAAAGAGCCCGAGTGGAGCGCCTGGAGCCGTTTGACGAACACGAG GAGTGGCACCTGAAATGTTCCCACTACTTCATCCTCACGGCTTCTCGCGGCTCTCTGCTGGAACAGGCTTTACTGGCTCCCACTGCAG GGCCGATCTGCGGCCCCCACCGGGGCCCCGCGGCTCTGGGCGTTCGCCCCACTTCGGCGTGTTTGGAGGGGCTGGGGATGGCGTCCGCCCGGGTCAGGCCGGACCAGGTGCTGCTAACCGGAGGCTCCAGCAGAGGAGGCAGGGGGGCCGAGGCCAGAGCCCTCATCAGGGCTCAGGAGGGCTGGAGGTCCGTCGGCGTGGAGCCGTCTGTGGATCTGG ACGTGCGGCTCCACCACTCTGCCACCCCTCTTCCTGGAGGAGGCGTGGTTATTTACGGAGGTCGCTCCTCTCCGCTCAGCCCGACCCCGGGCCTTTTCAAAGTGACCTTTGACCCCTGCGGCTCGCCGGCTGCTCCGGACTCAGAGAGAGCAGAAGCGGCGAAGGTTCGTGTGGAGCAGATGGTCTGTAGCGGCGATCCGCCGCCGCCAAGATGGAGGCACACGGCGTCCGTGGTCAGTCACACAG GCAGAGacttcctgtttgtgtttgGAGGAAAGAACCAATCAGAACCGGCTCTGGGGGACGGCTGCTTCCTGAGTTTGGACCAGCAGCTCTGGATGAAG ATTCCTGTAGAGGGCGCCGCTCCGGTGGCTCGTCACTCCCACTCGGCCTGTTCGTACCAGGGAGGTGTTCTGGTGTTTGGGGGGCTGAGCGGAGGAGGGCGGCCTCTGGGCGACACGGCGGTGCTGAGGCCCACTGACGGAGGCTTCTGTTGGGGGAGGATAGACGTGCGGCCCCCTCCGGTTCCCAG GTACTCTCACTGCGCCCATGTGGTTGGTGGGAAGCTGGTCGTGGTGGGCGGAGTTTGGACGCACTCGGATGGCGTGCCAGGTGTTGTTGTGATCGACGTCAGCACGCGCAGCAGCGTGGAGTTCAGCCTGGACACG